From the genome of Pseudomonas helvetica:
CCGCGCCCGGATGGACGCCTGTTCGCTGCTATCGCGTTCGGCCAGCAGCACGGCCTCGCCTTGATCCTGTTCCGCCAGCACGCGCCCCCACGGGTCAACAATCGCTGCATGGCCAAAGGTTTCACGCGGTCCCGGATGAGTTCCACCCTGGGCAGCGGCCAACACGTAACACTGGGTTTCGATGGCCCGCGCGCGAATCAACACTTCCCAATGGGCCGCGCCCGTCACCGCCGTAAACGCTGACGGTGCAGTAATCAGTTCTGCCCCGGCGGCGCGCAATTCGCTGTACAGCTCCGGAAAGCGCAAGTCGTAGCAAACTGTCAGGCCAACCCGACCGACCGGCGTATCGGCAACCACCACCTTACTGCCATGAGCATAGTCATCGGATTCACGGTAGCGTCCGCGATTGTCCGCCACATCGACATCGAACAAATGCAGCTTGTCGTAGCGCGCCACCGTGTCACCGTGCTCATCGATCAGTAACGAGCAGGCATTGGACTTCGCCAGCGGTTGATCCACCGGCGGCAACGGCAAGGTGCCGGCCACTATCCATAACTTGAGGTCGCGAGCGGTCTGTTTCAACCAGGGCAGGATCGGGCCGTCGCCCAAGGCTTCGGCGCGACCGATGTCGGCGATGTCGCGACGGCCCATGGCCGCAAAGTTTTCCGGCAACACCGCCAGTCGCGCACCGCCCGCTGCAGCTTGCTCGAGCAGATGCCGAGCCTGGATCAGGTTGGCCGGCACATCGCTCTGGCTGACCATTTGAATCACCGCAAGAGACATGGCGCACTCCGTATCAGGTATGCGGCCATGCTACTCCATAGGACGAACCGTGGCTTTTCAAAAAAGACTCAAAAAGGTTTGTCGTAAGAGATTTTCGGCTCTTTCCACGGGCCTTTAATGGTGTATTTGACGCTGGCAAAGCGCGCTACGCGATCACCGATCAACTTGTCGATCAGAAACAGTGCACCGCCTACCGCAGGCGCACCGACGATCAGCGCAGCAATCGGCAGGTTGTTGGTCAATGGCAAGGTCACCAACAGGTTCGCATCGACCCTGTCACCCACAAGGTCCAGCGTACCGTTGAGTTCCAGGTTGCTCGACGGGCCAGTCATGATGATCGGCTCACGAGTGACGTAAACACCGTTGCTGGCCACCAGCAGGCCCTTGACCCGGTCATAACTCAGGCCTTTACCGAACAGGTCGGAGAAGTCCAGGCGCAAGCGACGGCCGATCGAGTTGAAGTTGAGCAGGCCAAATACCCGCAACGCCTGCGCGCCACCTTCGACTTCGACGAACTGACCTTTGCGCAGCGTCGCATCCAGGCTACCAGAGTAACGCTTGGGTCCGACCCAGGCCGGCGAGCCAGGCCAACGGCCGTCGATGTCCATATGGAACTCTTCGCTGGTCACTGTCGGTGCGAACCCCCAGCCCTTGAGCACGTCACCGAGGTTCTTGCCCTCAATGCGTCCCTTGTACCAACTGCTGGTGGATCCCGGCACACCTTCCCAGCCACCTGCGCCCTGCAACTGTATGCCTTTGAGGCCCAGATTCATGCTGTTGAAGGCAATGCCCTTGACGATCGGGCGGACCTTCAACGACCAGGCACCTACCAGGTCCGGGCCCTGAAACAACTGGTCAATACTGATATCCAGTGCAGGAATTTTCGTTGGGTCGACCGACGCCAGCGGGTCCGGTGCATTCTCGTCGGCCTGCACTTTCGGATCAGGCGCCGGCAAACGCACATATTGCAGGTTGATCGCAATCGGCGCGGACTTGGCATCGGGAATCCCGACAGTGCCTTTGGCCTGCTGGCTATCGAGTTGCAATGCCCAGGCTGTCGGCTTGCGATCCAGTTGCAGGCGGGCCTGATCCAGCGTGGTACCAAACCCCGTGAGCTTGTCGACCTTGAAGTCTGCGCCACTGAGCAATTGCTTGGCGTTGCCGCCCGGATCCTTCCCGGCGTATCGATCAATCAGGGCTTTCCACGGTTCGACATCCAGCTCCGACAGCACGCCCCGTATACGCAGGCCTTTATCGCCCGGCAACAGTGCGTTGCCGTTACCCAGGAACAACTCGCCACGGCCATCGGCAAAATTGCCGCTGGGCGCCGCGTAAGTGAAGTCCGCCAGATCACCATAGTCGAGCCAGTAACGCCGTTCCGGCCCTTGCAGGGTCATGCGGAACACCGTGTCGCGGCCTTGCGCGGCGGGCATGCCGAACGGTGCCGGCAAGTCGACGACTACGCCCTTGAGGCTGGAACTGACCATCAATCGGCTGTCGGGGCCGTCGAGGTTGAGCTGCAACTGATAAGGGATCGTCCCGGAAACCGGCAACGGCTGAGTGATGTTCAGCCAATCGGTGAGTTTTTTCACCGCCACCTGGCCGCTGGCGGTGACCCGGGTGTTGAACTTGCCAGGGCTGCCATCGGCATAGATCTGTGCACTGATCGGTCGTTCAAAGGCCTGTGCCGTAATGTTCTGGCCACTGAGCCCCTTGGCACTGTCAAAACGGAAATCACCTTTGAGCTGCGTCAGCTCCAGCACAGGATCAGTCAATTTCAGACGCGACTTGGCGGTTTTGAAGTCGACCACAATCTTCGGCTCTTCGCCCTTGGCCAAGGGGATATCCAGTTTCAGGCTGCCCTGCAATTCACCCTCGCCCTGCCAACCGGCGAAGGTCGAACCGGTACCGATCGGTGCGTCCTGAAGAATCTTCAGGCCATCGCCCAGACCACCGTCGAAAGTGCCATCGAGGAACAGGTGCGGGTTCTGTCCGGCAGGCGCATGGGGGATGTTGACGTAAATATCGTGAACCTGAGTGTCGAGCAACTGGCCCTTGCTGGCCAGAATGCGCACCCCACTGTCCTCGATGAACACATCGCCGCTGACCTTGCCGACATGCGGCCAACCCGGCTGGAAGGCCAGCTCGGCGTCATGCACTTTGAAAAACAGGCTGATGCTGCGCGCCGCGGCGACCGCATCGTGGTTCAGCGAACCCTGGTACTGGAAGAAACCTTCATCCACCGCGCCTTTGAGAATCGCCGTGCGCAACCATTCATCCAGCGCGGGGCTCAAGACCGTGGGCAGGTACTTGGCGGTGTAGCGTCCATCACCTTCCAGCAGACCGACCCGCAGGTCCATATAGTCTTCCTGGGTGTGATCGAAATGCAGGCGAATCAGGAAATCGCCGGCAATCTTGCCCTCTTCGCCCAGCACCTTCAGGTACGGCGCAATCAGGGTGAAACCTTGTTGATCGAGTTTCCAGGTCAGCCGGGCATTCGCCTGGATGTACTGCCATGGCTTGGCAAAGATCGGGTCCAGGTGCAGGGAAAAATCCTTGCTGTCCATGCGCAGCTCACCCTTGCCGAGGTCACCGCTGATACTCCCGGAAACGTTACGCGCCGCCGGAGCACCGTGATAAGCATCAAACCCGACACGCTCCAGATTGGCGGCAAAACTGAATTTGCTGTCATCGGTCGCCTCGGGCCGGACATCGATCAGCACGTTGCGCAACGCACCGGTGACCTTCAGCCGCTCGACCACCGTGGCAAAGTCCTTGGGCAGTGGTCCCAGGGCATTCAGTAACGGAGTGATCGGGGTGAGGTCGAAGCGGTCGGCTTGCAGGTGCCAGAGCTCGGAGGTCGTTTCAGTGGTCGCGGTCTGCTGAAGTTGCAGACGGGTTTCCCAGCGGATGTCCTCCAGGGTCATGGCCAGGGAATCGAACGACACCTGGAAACCTTCGGTATTGCGCTGGAAATACCCGTTGAGCGCCAGATTGTTGATCTGGATCGGCTTGCGTTCGGCGTAGGCACCGTTGAGTTGCGGTGCATTGAGACGAATCGCAGCACGCTGCAGGGCTCCCTTGCTCCAGTTAACCCAAAGCTCGCCACCGGCCTTGATCTCGGAAAAATTCCATTTCCCGGTCAGGCTCTCAGGCAACCATTTCGACCAATCACTCTGCGGCAAGCTCAGGTAGGCATCGATTTCAGCCTCTTTCCACTGACTGGCTTGAGTCCGGCTGCTCAGGCTCATGGCCAGCGGCTGGCCGTCAGGCAAGGTCAACCGGGCATCGAGGCGCTGCTGGCTGATACCGGTTTTAAGATTCAGGCCGACATAGGTCAGGGTCAGCGGCACGTGGTCGATCGGCAGCAAGGTGATCTGGCTGTCGAGCACCGACAATTGCTCCACCATCTGCATGCGGTTGAGCAGTTGCTCGGGGTCCAGCGGCTGATTCTCCTGCACCGGCAAGCCTTCGAGCGCCCATTGCCCCTGCGGGCCCTGCTTGAGGCTGATCTTCAGGCCGTTGAGTTCCAGGTGTCCGATCCGCACCGCACGCGCCAGCAAGCTGGCCCAGACATTCGGCACCACCCGCACCTGATCCAGGTGCAAGGCATTGGCACCCTCGCCGACCACCACGTCATGTGCCAGCAAAATTGGCGCCATGCCACTCCAGCGGCCTTCCAGGCGGCCGATGTGCAACGGCATGCCCAGCGCTTCTCGAGCCTTGGCTTCGACATCCGCGCGATACTCGGCCACCAACGGAATGAACTCACGACCGAGGCTGCTGTAAAGCGCCGCCAGCACCAGCAATAATGCGCAAAGCCCCAGCCCCCAGCGGGTCAACGTGGTCAAGATGCGGATCAGACGATCCATGTCAGTTGGCTCCCATGGCGAAATCGTGCAGCAAGCTGAGGCCGGCCGTTAGTAATGAAACACAGCGGATCAGAGCAGCACCACGTCGTATTGTTCCTGGGAGTACATGGTTTCCACCTGAAAACGAATGGTTCGCCCGATAAAACCTTCAAGTTCCGCGACATTACCCGACTCTTCGTCAAGCAACCGATCAACCACTTTCTGGTTAGCCAGTACACGATAGCCTTCAGCCTGATAGGCGCGAGCTTCACGCAGGATCTCCCGGAAGATTTCATAACACACGGTTTCCGGGGTCTTGAGCTTGCCACGGCCCTGGCAACTGCTGCACGGTTCGCAGAGCACTTGCTCGAGGCTTTCGCGCGTACGCTTGCGCGTCATCTGCACCAGGCCCAACTCGGTGATGCCGATGATGTTGGTCTTGGCGTGATCGCGCTCCAGCTGTTTCTCAAGCGTACGCAGCACCTGGCGCTGATGTTCCTCATCTTCCATGTCGATGAAGTCGATGATGATGATCCCGCCCAGATTGCGCAGGCGCAGTTGCCGGGCAATCGCGGTGGCCGCTTCCAGGTTGGTTTTGAAGATGGTTTCTTCAAGATTGCGGTGCCCGACGAAAGCGCCGGTGTTCACATCGATGGTGCTCATGGCTTCTGCCGGGTCGACCACCAGATAGCCGCCGGACTTGAGCGGCACTTTGCGCTCAAGGGCCTTTTGAATTTCATCCTCGACACCATACAGATCGAAAATCGGTCGCTCGCCCGGGTAATGCTCCAGGCGGTCGGCGATCTCCGGCATCAGCTCGGCAACGAACTGCGTGGTTTTCTGGAAGGTTTCCCGCGAGTCGATACGAATTTTCTCGATTTTCGGGCTGACCAGATCGCGCAAGGTCCGCAGGGCCAGGCCGAGGTCTTCGTAGATTACGTTCGGCGCGCTGACTGTCTTGATCTGCGTGCCAATTTGATCCCAGAGGCGGCGCAGGTAGCGAATGTCCATCAAGATCTCATCGGCACCGGCGCCTTCAGCCGCGGTGCGCAGAATAAAACCGCCGGCCTCCTTGATGCCTTCCTTCGCGACACAATCGGTGACCACTTGCTTGAGGCGCTCGCGCTCGGTTTCATCCTCGATTTTCAGCGAAATACCGACATGAGCCGTGCGCGGCATGTACACCAGATAGCGCGAGGGAATCGACAATTGGGT
Proteins encoded in this window:
- a CDS encoding carbon-nitrogen hydrolase family protein, with protein sequence MSLAVIQMVSQSDVPANLIQARHLLEQAAAGGARLAVLPENFAAMGRRDIADIGRAEALGDGPILPWLKQTARDLKLWIVAGTLPLPPVDQPLAKSNACSLLIDEHGDTVARYDKLHLFDVDVADNRGRYRESDDYAHGSKVVVADTPVGRVGLTVCYDLRFPELYSELRAAGAELITAPSAFTAVTGAAHWEVLIRARAIETQCYVLAAAQGGTHPGPRETFGHAAIVDPWGRVLAEQDQGEAVLLAERDSSEQASIRARMPVSSHRRFFSQGAQRPASERGIKA
- a CDS encoding YhdP family protein, with amino-acid sequence MDRLIRILTTLTRWGLGLCALLLVLAALYSSLGREFIPLVAEYRADVEAKAREALGMPLHIGRLEGRWSGMAPILLAHDVVVGEGANALHLDQVRVVPNVWASLLARAVRIGHLELNGLKISLKQGPQGQWALEGLPVQENQPLDPEQLLNRMQMVEQLSVLDSQITLLPIDHVPLTLTYVGLNLKTGISQQRLDARLTLPDGQPLAMSLSSRTQASQWKEAEIDAYLSLPQSDWSKWLPESLTGKWNFSEIKAGGELWVNWSKGALQRAAIRLNAPQLNGAYAERKPIQINNLALNGYFQRNTEGFQVSFDSLAMTLEDIRWETRLQLQQTATTETTSELWHLQADRFDLTPITPLLNALGPLPKDFATVVERLKVTGALRNVLIDVRPEATDDSKFSFAANLERVGFDAYHGAPAARNVSGSISGDLGKGELRMDSKDFSLHLDPIFAKPWQYIQANARLTWKLDQQGFTLIAPYLKVLGEEGKIAGDFLIRLHFDHTQEDYMDLRVGLLEGDGRYTAKYLPTVLSPALDEWLRTAILKGAVDEGFFQYQGSLNHDAVAAARSISLFFKVHDAELAFQPGWPHVGKVSGDVFIEDSGVRILASKGQLLDTQVHDIYVNIPHAPAGQNPHLFLDGTFDGGLGDGLKILQDAPIGTGSTFAGWQGEGELQGSLKLDIPLAKGEEPKIVVDFKTAKSRLKLTDPVLELTQLKGDFRFDSAKGLSGQNITAQAFERPISAQIYADGSPGKFNTRVTASGQVAVKKLTDWLNITQPLPVSGTIPYQLQLNLDGPDSRLMVSSSLKGVVVDLPAPFGMPAAQGRDTVFRMTLQGPERRYWLDYGDLADFTYAAPSGNFADGRGELFLGNGNALLPGDKGLRIRGVLSELDVEPWKALIDRYAGKDPGGNAKQLLSGADFKVDKLTGFGTTLDQARLQLDRKPTAWALQLDSQQAKGTVGIPDAKSAPIAINLQYVRLPAPDPKVQADENAPDPLASVDPTKIPALDISIDQLFQGPDLVGAWSLKVRPIVKGIAFNSMNLGLKGIQLQGAGGWEGVPGSTSSWYKGRIEGKNLGDVLKGWGFAPTVTSEEFHMDIDGRWPGSPAWVGPKRYSGSLDATLRKGQFVEVEGGAQALRVFGLLNFNSIGRRLRLDFSDLFGKGLSYDRVKGLLVASNGVYVTREPIIMTGPSSNLELNGTLDLVGDRVDANLLVTLPLTNNLPIAALIVGAPAVGGALFLIDKLIGDRVARFASVKYTIKGPWKEPKISYDKPF
- the rng gene encoding ribonuclease G, which translates into the protein MSEEILINITPMESRVAVVENGVLQEVHVERTQRRGIVGNIYKGKVVRVLPGMQAAFVDIGLDRAAFIHASEISLREGPAVESISALVHEGQSLVVQVTKDPIGSKGARLTTQLSIPSRYLVYMPRTAHVGISLKIEDETERERLKQVVTDCVAKEGIKEAGGFILRTAAEGAGADEILMDIRYLRRLWDQIGTQIKTVSAPNVIYEDLGLALRTLRDLVSPKIEKIRIDSRETFQKTTQFVAELMPEIADRLEHYPGERPIFDLYGVEDEIQKALERKVPLKSGGYLVVDPAEAMSTIDVNTGAFVGHRNLEETIFKTNLEAATAIARQLRLRNLGGIIIIDFIDMEDEEHQRQVLRTLEKQLERDHAKTNIIGITELGLVQMTRKRTRESLEQVLCEPCSSCQGRGKLKTPETVCYEIFREILREARAYQAEGYRVLANQKVVDRLLDEESGNVAELEGFIGRTIRFQVETMYSQEQYDVVLL